In Marinimicrobium koreense, the following are encoded in one genomic region:
- a CDS encoding alkaline phosphatase PhoX, which translates to MMFKLSKKGQLLALIAMASTLAACSGDDGEQGPAGEQGPQGEAGVDGQNGVDGQDGADGQAGADGQNGQDGVDGQDGTDGEDGIGAGLMTPGLTRLATVPLGAEVTGAYVTEDGDLFFNAQHPSGSNTAQDADGKTFHTGTVGVVRGVNVHQLPRNLISSPVPRTQQEQETIQVAYGEYQVLGQTGDNFGGALSQGLGHVLATDDTTVSVESDMPDFNGYLATGENEGYLFTNWESIPGGMSRIKLNKDANSGHWSVDNTDVMMLDFGDWGTIANCFGSMSPWGTPLTSEEWGNEGDNTHRWNNPERAGEGSSQTALARYIDSSVNTANDAAQFPNTYRYHYIVEITEPTSANPVPVKHYSMGRYEHENSIVMPDERTVYLSQDNSRGVFFKFVADQPGDLSAGTLFAAKLTQDAGSSEPLTTGFDIEWIELASGNSTEIETWIAEYDGIGSDDYVEGKSSYLSDADAIAWANGDANYPSYDTAYQPAIDAGYTDANTFGGLVTAGETMDDRIAFLESRKAARAKGATAEWQKFEGISVNHKRAEEAVEGTDLIPDEVVEDAYVYFAIADMDNGMVDDEGDIRLSARVKDCGGVYRMRLLPGYDVDRIEPVVMGSTYRSTADGAERCDVNALSQPDNVIVLDDGRILLGEDGFQTNNTLWMYDPKINN; encoded by the coding sequence ATGATGTTCAAGCTGAGTAAAAAAGGACAATTGTTGGCTCTGATTGCCATGGCCTCCACCCTGGCCGCCTGCAGCGGTGATGACGGCGAGCAGGGTCCGGCCGGCGAACAAGGCCCGCAGGGCGAAGCCGGTGTCGATGGCCAGAACGGCGTCGATGGACAGGACGGTGCTGACGGTCAGGCCGGAGCCGATGGCCAGAATGGTCAGGATGGCGTCGACGGGCAAGACGGTACTGACGGCGAAGACGGCATTGGCGCCGGTCTGATGACACCCGGCCTGACTCGGCTGGCCACCGTGCCACTGGGTGCGGAAGTGACCGGCGCTTATGTGACTGAGGACGGCGACCTGTTCTTTAACGCCCAGCACCCCAGTGGCAGCAACACCGCCCAGGACGCCGACGGCAAAACCTTTCACACCGGCACCGTCGGGGTCGTGCGTGGGGTTAACGTACATCAGTTACCGCGTAACCTGATTTCCTCGCCCGTACCGCGCACTCAGCAGGAACAGGAAACCATTCAGGTCGCCTACGGTGAGTACCAGGTACTCGGACAAACCGGCGACAACTTTGGTGGTGCACTCTCTCAAGGGCTGGGCCACGTGCTGGCCACAGACGACACCACCGTCAGTGTCGAAAGCGACATGCCGGATTTCAATGGCTACCTGGCCACCGGTGAAAACGAGGGCTACCTGTTCACCAACTGGGAATCCATTCCCGGTGGCATGAGCCGCATCAAACTGAACAAGGATGCCAACAGCGGTCACTGGTCGGTCGACAACACCGATGTGATGATGCTCGACTTTGGCGACTGGGGTACCATCGCCAACTGCTTCGGCTCCATGTCTCCCTGGGGTACGCCGCTGACATCCGAAGAGTGGGGTAATGAAGGCGATAACACCCACCGCTGGAACAACCCCGAGCGCGCCGGTGAGGGCTCATCGCAAACCGCACTGGCCCGCTACATTGATTCGTCGGTCAACACCGCCAACGACGCGGCCCAATTCCCGAACACCTACCGCTACCACTACATTGTGGAAATCACCGAACCGACCAGCGCCAACCCGGTTCCGGTCAAGCATTACTCCATGGGTCGCTACGAGCATGAAAACTCCATCGTCATGCCAGACGAGCGCACCGTGTATCTGTCCCAGGACAACTCTCGCGGTGTGTTCTTCAAGTTCGTGGCCGACCAGCCGGGCGATCTGAGCGCGGGCACCCTGTTCGCCGCCAAACTGACTCAAGACGCTGGCAGCAGCGAACCGCTGACCACCGGCTTCGATATCGAATGGATCGAGTTGGCCAGTGGCAACAGCACCGAGATCGAAACCTGGATCGCCGAATACGATGGCATTGGCAGCGACGACTATGTGGAAGGCAAGAGCAGCTACCTGAGCGATGCCGACGCCATTGCCTGGGCGAACGGTGACGCCAACTATCCGAGCTACGATACCGCTTACCAGCCAGCGATCGACGCTGGTTACACCGACGCCAACACCTTTGGCGGTCTGGTGACGGCGGGCGAAACCATGGACGATCGCATCGCGTTTCTGGAGTCACGCAAAGCGGCCCGCGCCAAAGGCGCAACCGCCGAGTGGCAGAAGTTCGAAGGTATCAGTGTCAATCACAAGCGCGCCGAAGAGGCCGTGGAAGGCACCGACCTGATCCCTGATGAAGTCGTTGAAGACGCCTACGTCTATTTTGCCATTGCCGATATGGACAACGGCATGGTGGACGACGAGGGTGATATTCGCCTTTCAGCACGCGTCAAAGACTGCGGTGGTGTTTATCGTATGCGTCTGCTCCCCGGATATGATGTCGATCGCATTGAACCGGTTGTTATGGGTTCAACTTATCGTTCCACCGCCGACGGCGCGGAGCGTTGCGATGTCAACGCACTATCCCAGCCGGACAACGTGATTGTTCTGGACGACGGTCGCATCCTTCTGGGTGAAGACGGCTTCCAGACCAACAACACCCTGTGGATGTATGACCCCAAGATCAATAACTAA
- a CDS encoding protease modulator HflK family protein — MLSDRRIRTSLIAIGADLLLTGAKVGLALLTGSAALLADAYHSGTDLVVSLVLLVSLIIRFRQERKGAQAGQKARMLESLLAIAVALLILYIPVEILLELNARSAEDVRFLWAGILGVLVILALVHFMARLKTYVGQETDSPALEADGYHSKIDLFTTFAVLASLVGLLVGINIDEPVALIIALLIAVAGIELLISGIQGLRYRQELDPISLLEPALEWLARRSFSQPLARLGRRLARILYQFRWLPIAALLALWLSTGVHTIPAGYTGIHSRFGAPVNTGLTPGLHLILPWPVDRLERIDHGLVYTAQVGSRHTLPEEDRQGALWREIKTPQAHEDVTDYLVTQDENLIDLQFALHYRIDNPAQMTLLIQDLPGLITRTTEAALWRETAGHLFFDLLSHGQHDFAERVASGAQRQLRALGIGIQVVDAQVLVAQPPAVAVRAYRDLLNAEQEKRQYQTRAEAQQIHDRLMAQAERTQQKARVSAEANERILQAEGDVERFLSLAEVYRENSSAIGFEQHLQHTTDTLQGRRLWLTDPALKADDIRLWGPQSLLGTDDRK; from the coding sequence ATGCTCAGTGATCGACGCATACGCACCTCGCTGATCGCAATCGGGGCGGACCTTCTACTGACCGGCGCCAAGGTGGGGCTGGCTCTGCTCACCGGCAGCGCAGCATTGCTCGCCGACGCCTATCACTCGGGCACCGATCTGGTGGTGTCACTGGTGCTTCTGGTCAGTCTGATCATCCGCTTTCGTCAGGAGCGCAAAGGCGCGCAGGCGGGACAAAAGGCGCGGATGCTCGAATCGCTCTTGGCCATCGCGGTTGCCCTCTTGATTCTGTACATTCCGGTGGAAATTCTGCTGGAACTGAACGCCCGAAGCGCCGAGGATGTGCGCTTCCTCTGGGCGGGCATTCTCGGTGTGCTGGTGATTCTCGCCCTGGTGCATTTCATGGCCAGGCTGAAAACCTATGTGGGCCAGGAAACCGATTCGCCGGCATTGGAAGCCGACGGTTATCACAGCAAAATTGACCTGTTCACCACCTTCGCCGTACTGGCCTCGCTGGTGGGGCTGCTGGTCGGTATCAATATTGACGAGCCGGTCGCGTTGATCATTGCCCTGCTGATTGCCGTCGCCGGGATTGAGCTGCTGATCTCAGGCATCCAGGGCCTTCGCTACCGGCAGGAGCTGGATCCCATTTCCCTGCTGGAGCCGGCACTGGAATGGCTGGCCCGACGCTCGTTCAGCCAGCCCTTGGCCCGACTGGGGCGACGGCTGGCTCGCATTCTGTATCAATTCCGCTGGCTGCCGATTGCGGCTCTGCTGGCGCTCTGGCTGAGCACCGGCGTCCACACCATTCCCGCTGGATACACCGGCATTCACAGCCGCTTTGGTGCCCCGGTGAACACCGGCCTGACTCCGGGGCTGCACCTGATTCTGCCCTGGCCCGTAGACCGTCTCGAGCGGATTGACCACGGACTGGTCTACACCGCCCAGGTTGGCAGCCGCCACACCTTGCCCGAAGAGGACCGTCAAGGGGCGCTGTGGCGGGAAATCAAAACACCGCAGGCTCATGAAGATGTGACCGACTATCTGGTCACGCAAGACGAGAATCTCATCGACCTGCAGTTCGCGTTGCACTACCGCATCGACAACCCGGCACAAATGACGCTGCTGATCCAGGACTTGCCGGGACTGATCACCCGCACCACCGAGGCGGCTCTGTGGAGAGAAACCGCCGGCCACCTGTTTTTTGATTTATTAAGCCATGGCCAGCACGACTTTGCCGAGCGGGTTGCCAGTGGGGCCCAACGGCAATTGCGGGCGCTCGGCATTGGCATCCAGGTTGTGGACGCCCAGGTATTGGTGGCCCAGCCACCGGCGGTCGCGGTACGCGCCTACCGCGATCTGCTCAATGCGGAACAGGAAAAGCGCCAGTATCAGACCCGTGCCGAAGCACAACAGATTCACGACCGATTGATGGCCCAGGCCGAACGCACGCAACAGAAGGCCAGGGTGAGTGCGGAAGCCAACGAGCGGATTCTGCAGGCCGAAGGCGACGTGGAACGCTTCCTGTCGCTGGCCGAGGTGTATCGCGAGAACAGCAGCGCGATCGGCTTCGAGCAACATTTGCAGCACACCACCGACACACTCCAGGGCCGCCGCCTGTGGTTGACCGACCCGGCCCTGAAGGCCGACGACATCAGACTTTGGGGGCCCCAGAGTCTACTGGGGACTGACGACAGGAAATAA
- the hflC gene encoding protease modulator HflC, giving the protein MKKLLWTLAVVVLLGYLGISSALVVPETHMAMVTQFGKPTRAIHQAGLAFKWPDPIETAVFFDKRQQLLSLEPTELVTLDRRNLVVSAFVVWRIVDPGQFLTSLRSMDTAEQRLSSLASSEIGAALAARPITQVFTLNEQDFQLTEMFEQISRSANRIAERELGIEVVTVRPNRFGFPKQNLLAIYKRMESERDRIARQYRAEGQEQAATLRAETEREVRQMRAQAQREAQALIGQSEAEAARRYADAYQTNADYYRFIRTLEAYNQILGEETRLVLSAESPLFDLLFNPPEFDQP; this is encoded by the coding sequence GTGAAAAAACTGCTCTGGACACTCGCCGTTGTGGTTCTGCTGGGCTACCTGGGCATCAGCTCGGCGCTGGTAGTCCCGGAAACGCACATGGCCATGGTCACGCAATTCGGAAAACCCACCCGAGCCATTCATCAGGCGGGGCTGGCCTTCAAGTGGCCGGATCCGATCGAAACCGCGGTGTTCTTTGATAAACGCCAGCAACTGCTATCGCTTGAGCCCACGGAGCTGGTTACCCTCGATCGGCGCAACCTCGTGGTCAGTGCCTTTGTGGTCTGGCGCATTGTGGATCCCGGCCAATTCCTCACCAGTCTGCGCAGCATGGACACCGCCGAGCAGCGCCTTAGCAGCCTGGCCAGTTCGGAAATCGGTGCAGCCCTGGCGGCCCGGCCGATCACTCAGGTTTTTACCCTCAACGAGCAGGACTTTCAGCTCACTGAGATGTTCGAGCAGATCAGCCGCTCCGCCAACCGCATTGCCGAGCGGGAACTGGGCATTGAAGTGGTGACCGTGCGGCCCAACCGGTTCGGCTTTCCCAAGCAGAACCTGCTGGCGATATACAAGCGTATGGAATCGGAGCGCGATCGTATTGCCCGACAGTACCGGGCTGAGGGTCAGGAGCAGGCCGCCACGCTGCGCGCGGAAACCGAGCGGGAGGTCCGACAGATGCGCGCCCAGGCGCAGCGCGAGGCCCAGGCACTGATCGGGCAGAGCGAAGCCGAGGCAGCCCGACGGTACGCCGACGCCTATCAGACCAACGCCGACTACTATCGCTTCATACGTACCCTGGAAGCCTACAACCAGATTCTGGGTGAGGAAACCCGACTGGTACTCTCGGCGGAGTCCCCTCTGTTCGACTTACTGTTCAACCCACCGGAGTTCGACCAGCCGTGA
- the hflK gene encoding FtsH protease activity modulator HflK — translation MTLHEDIRHIFHQIRPLLITCLAVLLPALYVLSGFYSVGTEERGVILRFGKLVDDQVLPGMHYHWPWPVESVRTVPATTLRTLELDFSASAPAQLQPELTTGDEDLVDMALLVQYTIGSPGRYLDSAEAPEALLEQLTRAHTIAYIGAHAIDPLLTVGRTRLQNQLTLDLQRSVESLALGLRVTSVQLRRLEPPPSIKAAFDDVARARSEKQKLIQESAGERNTQLARARSDISALRANAQAQATENLERARGYQERFIANWQAHQEAPALSRQRLYLEHLEGLLGEMQITVLTP, via the coding sequence GTGACCCTGCACGAGGATATCCGCCATATTTTCCACCAGATTCGCCCACTGCTGATCACGTGCCTGGCGGTGCTTTTGCCGGCGCTGTATGTACTCAGCGGATTTTATTCCGTGGGCACCGAAGAGCGCGGCGTCATTTTGCGGTTTGGAAAACTGGTGGATGATCAGGTGCTGCCCGGCATGCACTACCATTGGCCGTGGCCGGTGGAGTCCGTGCGCACGGTGCCGGCGACGACCCTGAGAACCCTCGAGCTGGATTTTTCCGCCTCGGCGCCGGCACAACTGCAACCGGAGCTGACCACTGGCGACGAGGATCTGGTGGACATGGCGCTACTGGTGCAATACACCATCGGTTCCCCCGGGCGCTATCTGGACAGCGCCGAAGCGCCGGAAGCACTACTCGAACAGCTCACCCGGGCCCATACCATCGCCTACATCGGCGCCCACGCCATTGACCCCCTGCTGACCGTCGGGCGCACCCGACTGCAGAATCAACTGACACTCGACCTGCAGCGTAGCGTCGAGTCCCTGGCACTGGGACTCAGGGTAACCTCGGTACAACTGCGCCGCCTGGAACCGCCACCTTCGATCAAAGCGGCCTTCGATGACGTGGCCAGAGCTCGCTCCGAGAAACAGAAATTGATTCAGGAGAGCGCCGGAGAGCGCAACACCCAACTCGCCAGAGCCCGCAGCGACATCAGCGCGCTCCGGGCGAACGCCCAGGCCCAGGCCACCGAGAACCTCGAGCGCGCCCGAGGATACCAGGAACGCTTTATTGCCAACTGGCAGGCGCATCAGGAAGCACCGGCGCTATCGCGCCAGCGCCTGTACCTGGAGCACCTCGAAGGGCTGCTGGGGGAAATGCAGATCACGGTCCTGACCCCCTGA
- a CDS encoding TonB-dependent receptor family protein: MLKRSTALSLAIASISAPTFAQDLALNTLPQLETIRIIGTQVEAREVSGSSAVVEPQQMQIEVVTDINQVLKTVPGVYVQEEEGYGLRPNIGIRAASSERSSKVTLMEDGILMAPAPYSNPAAYYFPTTARMSAVEVLKGAPLLRHGPQTTGGVINLVSTPIPETSGGKVQTTLGENNQQDTHLHYGETNGNFGWLLETVQRSNEGFKHIDRSNRDSGFDIADYVAKARWTGDRHALGIKAQYSEEVSNETYLGLTDEDFAADPNRRYGLSSIDQMNNSHKGFSANYQFKVSDTVSLNVIGYHNEFARDWFKLGTSLVDQANNGDAAALAVLRGEQDAEDLGYKHNNRVYESQGVEVNSRIALNDHQIEVGLRRHEDEMDRFQPVEIYDQINGSLVFDRIIEPTGGDNRLEGAEALSFWVTDAWSLTDALKLDLALRYEDVDSYRNQYSTPERSDEPSYRSNSSEEWLPGVSLTYDLSDQWQLLAGVHKGFSPLGGGATEQQEPETSTNFEAGVRFGQDQLFAEVIGFYSDFSNQTENCSMATPCSNGAESGTFTTGEAVVAGLEFQLSNTYEWGRFSVPVHLTYTHTQAEVSADNAVSGARDGDELASIPENLLSLRVELDNNNGWRNYAVAKFMDETCVSLGCNRSGDEQDRTESLFAVDLVSRYDLNSDTAVYLKVENLFDEQVIIARSPLGPRPNKPQTASVGIEYTF, translated from the coding sequence ATGTTGAAACGCTCCACGGCTTTGTCGCTTGCCATTGCAAGCATCTCAGCGCCCACTTTTGCACAGGACCTGGCACTGAATACCCTGCCCCAGCTCGAGACCATCCGGATCATCGGTACGCAAGTGGAAGCTCGGGAGGTCTCCGGCTCCAGCGCCGTCGTCGAACCGCAGCAGATGCAGATTGAGGTGGTCACCGACATCAACCAGGTCCTGAAAACCGTGCCGGGCGTGTACGTTCAGGAGGAAGAGGGCTACGGTCTGCGCCCGAACATCGGCATCCGCGCCGCCTCCTCCGAGCGCAGCAGCAAAGTCACCCTGATGGAAGACGGCATCCTGATGGCGCCGGCTCCCTATTCCAATCCGGCCGCCTATTACTTCCCCACCACCGCCCGTATGTCCGCCGTCGAAGTACTCAAAGGTGCGCCATTGTTGCGCCACGGACCACAGACCACGGGTGGTGTGATCAACCTGGTCAGCACTCCGATCCCGGAAACCAGTGGCGGCAAGGTCCAGACCACTCTGGGCGAAAACAATCAGCAGGACACCCACCTGCACTACGGTGAAACCAATGGCAACTTTGGCTGGTTACTTGAGACGGTTCAGCGCAGCAACGAAGGCTTTAAACACATCGATCGCAGTAACCGCGACAGCGGCTTTGACATTGCGGATTATGTGGCCAAGGCCCGCTGGACCGGTGATCGCCACGCGCTGGGCATCAAGGCTCAATATTCCGAAGAAGTCTCCAACGAAACCTATCTGGGGTTGACCGATGAGGATTTCGCAGCCGACCCAAATCGTCGCTATGGTCTTTCCAGCATCGACCAGATGAACAACAGCCACAAAGGCTTCAGCGCCAACTACCAGTTTAAGGTCAGCGATACCGTATCTCTGAACGTCATCGGGTATCACAATGAGTTTGCCCGGGACTGGTTCAAGCTGGGCACCAGCCTGGTGGACCAGGCCAATAACGGTGATGCGGCGGCGCTGGCTGTGCTGCGCGGCGAACAGGACGCTGAGGACCTCGGTTACAAGCACAACAATCGGGTGTACGAATCTCAGGGCGTTGAGGTCAACTCGCGCATTGCCTTGAACGATCACCAGATCGAAGTCGGCCTGCGCCGGCACGAAGATGAAATGGACCGCTTCCAGCCGGTGGAAATTTACGATCAGATCAACGGCAGTCTGGTGTTCGATCGGATAATCGAGCCCACCGGCGGCGACAATCGTCTGGAAGGCGCCGAGGCGCTGTCCTTCTGGGTCACCGATGCCTGGTCATTGACCGATGCCTTGAAACTGGACCTGGCTCTGCGCTATGAAGACGTGGACAGCTATCGCAACCAGTACAGTACGCCCGAGCGCTCGGACGAACCCAGCTACCGCAGCAACAGCTCCGAGGAGTGGCTGCCCGGCGTGTCGCTGACTTACGACCTCTCCGATCAGTGGCAGTTGCTTGCGGGCGTTCACAAGGGCTTCTCGCCCCTGGGCGGGGGCGCCACCGAACAGCAGGAGCCAGAAACCAGTACCAACTTTGAAGCTGGTGTCCGTTTCGGACAGGATCAGCTGTTTGCCGAAGTGATCGGTTTCTATAGCGACTTCTCCAACCAGACCGAAAACTGCTCCATGGCGACACCCTGTAGCAATGGCGCCGAGTCGGGCACCTTTACAACCGGTGAGGCGGTGGTCGCCGGCCTGGAGTTCCAGTTGAGCAACACCTATGAGTGGGGCCGCTTCTCCGTACCGGTGCATTTGACTTACACCCACACCCAGGCGGAAGTGAGTGCGGACAACGCCGTCAGCGGTGCTCGGGACGGTGACGAGCTGGCCAGCATTCCGGAAAACCTGCTCAGCCTGCGGGTCGAGCTGGACAACAACAACGGCTGGCGGAACTATGCGGTCGCCAAGTTCATGGACGAGACCTGCGTGTCCCTGGGTTGCAACCGCTCCGGCGATGAGCAGGATCGGACTGAGTCACTGTTCGCCGTCGATCTGGTATCACGCTACGACCTGAACAGCGACACGGCGGTTTACCTGAAAGTGGAAAACCTGTTTGACGAACAGGTAATCATCGCCCGTAGTCCGCTCGGCCCTCGACCCAACAAGCCACAAACCGCCTCAGTCGGTATCGAATACACTTTCTGA
- a CDS encoding PEP-CTERM sorting domain-containing protein: MKMIHFLRLAMAAGLLTIASVATQAASITLKYDNNLAAEGAPTGRIYSSYGTPNVYAGEFDFSTSNNTSGIAEWDDGLSAFCVEIGTTLKTTATQYTVNSGVNLMDYFGTAGSHINRLFSNYYDDAQTSKYNGAAFQLALWEIINEWPNSAYSMTSNAFKSDYFSGARTTAQNWLNTLSDTNLATGKYDFHLLEAGNSQNLLTVTTASVPEPASLLLLMTGLFALFRARRRVR, encoded by the coding sequence ATGAAAATGATCCATTTTTTGCGTCTGGCAATGGCCGCCGGCTTACTGACTATCGCTTCAGTAGCCACCCAAGCGGCTTCCATTACTCTGAAATACGACAACAATCTGGCCGCTGAAGGCGCTCCGACGGGCCGCATTTACTCGTCGTACGGCACACCGAACGTCTACGCGGGTGAGTTCGACTTCTCCACCAGTAACAACACCAGCGGCATCGCCGAGTGGGATGACGGTCTGAGTGCGTTCTGTGTGGAAATCGGTACCACGCTGAAAACCACCGCCACCCAGTACACGGTGAACAGCGGTGTCAACCTGATGGATTATTTTGGAACGGCCGGGTCGCACATCAATCGCCTGTTCTCCAACTACTACGACGATGCGCAGACCAGCAAGTACAACGGAGCCGCGTTTCAGCTCGCGCTCTGGGAAATCATCAACGAATGGCCAAACAGCGCTTACAGCATGACCAGTAACGCGTTCAAGTCGGACTATTTCTCTGGCGCCCGCACTACCGCCCAGAACTGGTTGAACACTCTGAGCGACACCAATCTGGCAACGGGCAAGTACGACTTCCACCTGCTGGAGGCGGGCAACTCCCAGAACCTGCTGACAGTGACCACCGCCAGTGTTCCCGAGCCGGCTTCCCTGTTGTTGCTCATGACTGGTCTGTTTGCGCTATTCCGGGCCCGCCGTCGGGTGCGTTAA
- a CDS encoding DUF6746 family protein — protein MKLTRALCLLPLCALLSWPALADDPVDHYAGKPSETLEEAVKNFTEGNARLRELLSGEVSNQDMADIHELSYTIENAVATLRREMNVLAVVLEDVHIASERFNQDTVSASGRAYLDMANTLETLGQAD, from the coding sequence ATGAAACTGACCCGAGCCCTATGCCTACTGCCACTGTGCGCCCTGTTGTCCTGGCCGGCCCTGGCCGATGACCCGGTAGACCACTATGCGGGCAAGCCCTCGGAGACGCTTGAAGAGGCGGTCAAAAACTTTACCGAAGGCAATGCCCGTCTGCGCGAGCTGCTGTCCGGCGAGGTGAGTAATCAGGATATGGCGGATATTCACGAGCTCAGCTACACCATTGAAAATGCGGTGGCCACCCTGCGCCGCGAGATGAACGTGTTGGCGGTGGTGCTGGAGGACGTGCACATTGCCTCCGAGCGTTTCAACCAGGATACCGTCAGTGCCAGTGGCCGGGCGTATCTGGATATGGCGAATACCCTGGAAACTCTGGGGCAGGCCGACTGA
- a CDS encoding cryptochrome/photolyase family protein, with translation MTQVRLILGDQLNASHSWFQLPDDDVLFVMAELPQETAYVVHHRQKVLAFFAAMRRFASALERAGHRVRYFTLDDSAAYADLPELLRRVLNETSAEAFAYQWPDEYRLDQQLADFARTLDLPVSVADTEHFLTARDAWEHYSTHRMEYFYRALRREYQVLLDDDGKPLGGQWNFDADNRARLPREAALPEPLVFATDVTDIDQMLDRHDVQTLGVADPSALLWPVNRAQSRELLQYFLKHLLPAFGRYQDAMTPDGWSLYHSRLSFSLNTKMLHPLEVIRAAEAHWQANQAQITLAQVEGFIRQILGWREYVRALYWHHMPDYRQRNHLSAQRPLPDYYWTGKTDMACMAHAIGQSLEYAYAHHIQRLMVTGNFALLAGVHPDVLDDWYLGIYIDAIEWVELPNTRGMSQYADGGLMGSKPYAASGQYVNKMSHYCKTCAYDVKAKSGEGSCPFNSLYWHFLNRHRDRLGDNPRMKLVYANWDRQAPAQRKDVLATAEVYLARLNTL, from the coding sequence ATGACTCAGGTCAGACTGATTCTCGGAGATCAACTCAACGCCTCCCACTCCTGGTTCCAGTTGCCGGATGACGACGTGCTGTTTGTCATGGCCGAGCTGCCCCAGGAAACGGCCTACGTGGTGCACCACCGCCAGAAAGTACTCGCGTTTTTTGCCGCCATGCGGCGGTTCGCCTCGGCGCTGGAGCGGGCGGGCCACCGGGTGCGCTATTTCACCCTGGATGACAGTGCCGCCTACGCGGACCTGCCCGAGTTGCTTCGCCGTGTATTGAACGAGACGTCGGCGGAGGCGTTCGCCTACCAGTGGCCGGATGAATACCGACTCGATCAACAACTGGCCGACTTCGCTCGTACGCTGGACCTTCCGGTAAGTGTCGCGGACACGGAGCACTTTCTGACCGCCCGGGACGCCTGGGAACACTACTCGACCCATCGCATGGAGTATTTCTATCGGGCCCTGCGCCGTGAGTATCAGGTATTGTTGGACGATGATGGCAAGCCCCTGGGCGGACAGTGGAACTTCGATGCCGACAACCGCGCCCGCCTGCCGCGCGAAGCGGCCCTGCCGGAGCCCCTGGTGTTTGCCACCGATGTCACCGACATTGATCAGATGCTCGATCGTCACGACGTGCAGACTCTGGGGGTGGCGGACCCGAGTGCGTTACTCTGGCCGGTAAACCGGGCCCAGAGCCGGGAGCTGTTGCAGTATTTTCTGAAGCATTTACTACCGGCCTTCGGCCGCTACCAGGATGCCATGACGCCGGATGGGTGGAGCTTGTACCACAGTCGTCTGTCGTTCAGCCTGAACACCAAGATGCTGCATCCGCTCGAAGTGATTCGCGCCGCCGAAGCCCACTGGCAGGCGAACCAGGCGCAGATCACCCTGGCGCAGGTGGAAGGCTTCATCCGGCAGATACTTGGCTGGCGAGAGTATGTGCGGGCCCTGTACTGGCACCATATGCCGGACTATCGCCAGCGCAACCACCTGTCCGCGCAGCGCCCGCTACCGGACTACTATTGGACCGGAAAAACCGACATGGCCTGTATGGCCCATGCGATCGGACAGTCCCTGGAGTACGCCTACGCGCATCACATTCAACGCTTGATGGTGACCGGAAACTTTGCGCTGCTTGCCGGTGTTCATCCGGATGTACTGGACGACTGGTACCTCGGTATCTACATCGATGCCATCGAATGGGTGGAGCTGCCCAATACCCGGGGGATGAGCCAGTACGCCGATGGCGGTTTGATGGGCAGCAAGCCTTACGCCGCCTCCGGGCAGTACGTCAACAAAATGAGCCATTACTGCAAAACATGCGCTTACGATGTGAAAGCGAAATCTGGGGAGGGGAGCTGCCCGTTCAACAGTCTCTATTGGCACTTCCTGAACCGTCACCGGGACCGCCTGGGCGATAACCCGCGGATGAAGCTGGTGTATGCCAACTGGGATCGCCAGGCGCCAGCCCAGCGCAAGGACGTGTTGGCAACTGCCGAGGTCTACCTCGCCCGGCTGAATACCCTCTAA